Genomic DNA from Carassius gibelio isolate Cgi1373 ecotype wild population from Czech Republic chromosome B14, carGib1.2-hapl.c, whole genome shotgun sequence:
TCTCTTTGGTTTGGACCGCTACACAGGACAGATAAGGACCCTTCGCTCATTCACAGAAACAGACGAGGCCCAGCATAAACTGATCATACTGGTCAAAGACAATGGGAATATTTCTCTCTCAGCAACAGCGACTGCGATTGTCAAAGTTGTGGAGCCCAAAGAGGCTTTTGCAGCTTCTGAcgtgaaaaatacagttaaagtcGAGGAGGAAAacaatttgacattttatttgaccATTACTTTGGGCTCGGTGTCGGTGCTTTTTGTCATCAGCATCATCGTTTTGATTGCAATGCAGTGCTCTAAATCGACAGACTACTCATCCAAGTATTTACAGGATACAAATTACGACGGGACTCTGTGTCACAGCATCCAGTACAGATCTGGAGACAAACGGTACATGTTAGTTGGACCCAGAATGAGTATCGGCTCTACTATAGTCCCAGGCAGTAATGGAAATACTCTAGTGATCCCAGATCGCAGGAGGAGAGATTCTGGAGAGGTAAGAAAAGGACTAGCGTTGTGCTATATTGCTTTCATGGCCAGCattgttcttttattatttttaaatacgttttagtgcttttatgtacatgttatagCTACACATGCATTTGAATTAATTATCTTACAATTTTTCATGTTCTCCAATGACAGAACAAACTAAAAGTAACTCTGGTAGCGAGAGTCGCTGTCCTTGGTGCTGAATACATGATACAGCTTTCTGTTCTGCAAAttgtctctttctttattttctgtgCATATTTTAGTTGTATTAGAGAAACTCCAAGAAATTAAAAATTGTTAATTTGTTTCATTATGAATTTGCAGCTTTTAATGAATGGCAATGCAGTGAAAGAGCGCCAGGTGTCAGTGTAAACCTGAAGTGAAACTCATAACGTAAGAGTACCACCCTGTTTTTTTGCTCATCGTTTAGAATTGTATATTATCTCTTCCTTCAACGGCGTGGCTTGCTCGGTGGTTTTGTCCTTTGCTTTTCTTTGTAATATCTTTTGAGGATTAATACATCTTTAATGTGGTCATTGGACTAATATATTCACAGTCGTTGTGCAATTGTTTTGGAACCTATACGTTGCAAAAATGGGACAAAGAAGACTTGAGCAGTGGCCTGAGCGGAATGTGAAAATCGTCTTAATTGTTATATCGCTTGTTTTCGGCAGAACAGTTTGGGCACAAATACGCTACTCGATTTCGGAGGAGCAAAAGGATGGAGCTGCTGTGGGAAATGTTGCAAAGGATTTAGGGATTGATTACCGAACCTTAAAGGAGCGAGGATTTCGTATCGTCTCGACTTCAGGCGAGTCAATGTTCAGAGTAAATCAGAATGACGGTGTCTTGTATGTGAACGGTAAATTAGATAGAGAGGAGGTGTGCGAAAGTAGCACACAGTGTTTAATCAATCTGAAAATCGCATTAGAAAATCCTCTAGAGATTCATTACGTGACTGTTGATGTAATAGACATGAATGACCACGCTCCGAGATTTCCAGTGCAGGAAAAGCATTTAGAAATAAGTGAAACGGTGATTCCCGGTGCGCGGTTTCCGCTTCAGGCAGCGCGAGATCCAGACAGTGGCAGTAATTCAGTTCAGACTTATAAACTGAGCCACACCGATCATTTCCGTATTGAAATTAAAGATCGCGATGAAGACGGCAAAATTCCAGTGCTGGTTTTACAAAAGCCACTCGATCGAGAGGTTATAAAAAGGATGAAATTGCAGCTAACTGCTGTAGATGGAGGCAAACCTCCAAAGTCTGGAAATATGGAGATAACAATAGATGTATTAGATATAAACGATAATGCACCTGTTTTCACCAAGGAAGCTTACATTGTAGTGCTAAATGAAAACACACCCGTTGGCACAACAATTTTCAGGGTGAATGCAACTGATTTGGATGAAGGTCAGAACAGCGAAATAGTTTATTCATTAGGGCATGATGTCAATGATAAACTGCGTAAACTTTTTAATGTTAATCCAATCACAGGAGAAATCGTTGTGACTGGTCTTTTGGATTTTGAAGTTAAAGATAAATACGAGATTGATATTCAAGCATCTGACAAAGGAATTGTTCCTCTAACAACAGATAAAAGTTTAACTATAAAAATTGCTGATGTGAATGACAATCCTCCTCAGATAGAAGTAACATCATACTCAAGTGCTATTCCTGAGGACTCCAAACCCGGCACAACGGTGGCTTTAATAAGTGTCTCTGATTTAGATTCTGAAATTAATGGGAGAGTCACGTGCTCATTAAGTGAAGACATACCCTTCAAATTAATGCCATCATCACaagaaaatacatacatattagtGACGATATCATCTCTCGACAGAGAGAAAATTTCTTTCTACGACATCACATTAGAAGCCAAAGATGCTGGTCAGCCACAACAGTCTTCTGTTAAATCTATAACAGTACAGGTATCAGATGTTAATGACAATGTTCCAgagttttctttttctccttattcATTTTATGTGATGGAGAATAATGCTCCTGGCAAATCTTTATTTTCTGTGTCTGCCTCTGACAAAGACACAAGTGAAAACAGTGTAGTCAGTTATCTAATATGGAGAGATGGTGTAGAAAACAAATATGCATCATTCATTAATATTGACTCTGAAAATGGGGATATTTATGCACTTAAGAGTTTTGATTTTGAAACCGTTAAAACATTTCACTTCCAAGTTGTTGCTAAAGACTCTGGAACTCCGTCTCTGAGCAGTAACGTGACTGTGAACGTGTTTATTCTGGATCAGAACGACAATGTTCCAGTGATCTTATATCCAGTCAGCGCTAACGGTTCTGCTGAGGGTGTGGAAGAGATTCCCCGTAATGTGAACGCAGGTCATTTGGTGACTAAAGTCAGAGCCTATGACGCAGATATAGGATACAACGGCTGGTTATTATTTTCACTGCAGGAAGTTAGTGACCACA
This window encodes:
- the LOC127971224 gene encoding protocadherin alpha-3-like → MGQRRLEQWPERNVKIVLIVISLVFGRTVWAQIRYSISEEQKDGAAVGNVAKDLGIDYRTLKERGFRIVSTSGESMFRVNQNDGVLYVNGKLDREEVCESSTQCLINLKIALENPLEIHYVTVDVIDMNDHAPRFPVQEKHLEISETVIPGARFPLQAARDPDSGSNSVQTYKLSHTDHFRIEIKDRDEDGKIPVLVLQKPLDREVIKRMKLQLTAVDGGKPPKSGNMEITIDVLDINDNAPVFTKEAYIVVLNENTPVGTTIFRVNATDLDEGQNSEIVYSLGHDVNDKLRKLFNVNPITGEIVVTGLLDFEVKDKYEIDIQASDKGIVPLTTDKSLTIKIADVNDNPPQIEVTSYSSAIPEDSKPGTTVALISVSDLDSEINGRVTCSLSEDIPFKLMPSSQENTYILVTISSLDREKISFYDITLEAKDAGQPQQSSVKSITVQVSDVNDNVPEFSFSPYSFYVMENNAPGKSLFSVSASDKDTSENSVVSYLIWRDGVENKYASFINIDSENGDIYALKSFDFETVKTFHFQVVAKDSGTPSLSSNVTVNVFILDQNDNVPVILYPVSANGSAEGVEEIPRNVNAGHLVTKVRAYDADIGYNGWLLFSLQEVSDHSLFGLDRYTGQIRTLRSFTETDEAQHKLIILVKDNGNVSLSATATVIVKVVEPKEAFAASDVKKTVKDEEENNMTFYLIITLGSVSVLFVISIIVLTVMQCSKSTDYSSKYLQDTNYDGTLCHSIQYRSGDKRYMLVGPRMSIGSTIVPGSNGNTLVIPDRRRRDSGEVRNFMV